Below is a genomic region from Leptospira selangorensis.
TATAAATATGAAATCAGATTTAAGAAAAGAATAACGAAAATTTCCTCTTTAGAAAAGAAACAAGCTTTAAAGTTTTTTGAAGAGCCTCTAAATACAACTGGAGTCTATAAGATCTATATTCTACGTAAAAATAATCGTATTCTTTACGTTGGGCAAACTAAAAGACAACTTCGCAGTCGTTTGAACTATGGCTTAGCAGCTGAAGGGAAAAATGGGTATCATGGATATAAATGGAAAACTGAAGAAGTCGCCGAGATTATTGTTTTTTATTTTATGGATCGCAAATATGATCAGGAATTAATTGAAACTATAGAAGGTGAAATAGTTTATCTTGTTAGAAAAAAGACAGGTCATTGGCCAATTTTTCAAAATGAAATTCATTTTCACAACGTTAAAGATAAAAGTGCATTTCAAATTGCAAATGAAATCTATTCCATTGTTTCTTAACTATTCTTATTACAAAGATGTCTTATAACTTCATTACTGCGTCTAACTATCGGCTCTGACGCTGCGCTTCGAGATTGCTACGCAACTCTCGCTTGGCCTTCGGCACATTTCGCTTTGTCACTCGCCTTGCAGGGCAAGTCTCGCGCCAAGTGCTTACGCACTCGCGAAACGTCGTCAAGCCTTGGTCGTTAGGCGCAATAAGTGCTATAATAAAAAATAGAAAGTAAAATATATAATTTAATATGCCTTTGGGGCTTAATTATAAGTTGTAACCATAATGAACTTAGACGAATTAGCTGAGAACATTCAAAAATCCATTATTCAATATAATCAATTGTTTGTGGATATTCTTTTTCAATGGAAAGTGAATGATAAAGTTATAACGGATCTTTCCAATGAATTTGAATCCGCTTTAGAGAAGCTATTCAAGATACACTTAGAAGAATTCAAGATAGTTTCTAAGTTATGGGAAAAATTCTACAAAGATGCTATTCAGAATATACAAGGTCTGACTATGAACGAAAGATTATATTTTTTTTGTCTCTTTGAAAGATTCGATTCATGTAACTCTGTAAATTGCAGAGACAAAATATATACAAAATTATTGGCCAAAAAATAGCACTTACTGCGCCTAACTATCGGCTCTGACGCAGCGCTTCGAGATTGCTACGCAACTCTCGCTCGGGCTGCGCCACATTGGCTTCAGTCACGCCTTTTGCGAAGCAAAAGTTCGTGCCTGTTCCTAACGCCTCTTCGAGGCTCAGGAATCGCCAACGTCGTCAAGCCTTGGTCGTTAGTCGCCATATCGAAGTATATTTTTTAATAACTCGGATTCTTCAACGATCGGCACTAATCAATCGAGATTCATATTTGTTCAAATGAATATTAGTTTTGATAATGAGCGCATTAATATTGGAGAAGATAGTCTCCGCTATGATTCTTACTATTTAGATGATGATGGTCGACTGCATACCAACATGCGAAATTTACTCCGTCAATGGTATATAATCTTATCTTCACTTATAGAAAGGGAAGTTGCTTATCTACCGTATTCTATTGCTGATGAATCAGTTTCTTGCTTGAAGGTTGAAAAAAATAAGGATAGCTTATCACTTCGTTGTGTCACTATAGTATATCCAGGATATGCGATTAGTCTGGACGATTTAGTTTTGTTTGCTAGATCCACTGAACATGAGATCTGTCACGAATTTCCCCAATATTTTGGAGTATTTCAGTTTTCTGAATTTATAAATGCTTTAAAATTAGCTTTGGACATTCGAAACGGCGACTAACTATCGGCTTATCGCTGCGCTTCGAGATTGCTTACGCAACTCTCGCTTGGGCTACGCCACATTGGCTCAGTCACTCGAATTGCAAAGCAATTCTCGTGCCTGTCTTCGCTTCGCTCAGCTCGCCAACGTCGATAACCCTTGGTCGTTAAGCGCAATGCTCAAAAATAATATTCTATGACAAAGATTGATTTAGATGAAGATGAATATTTGGCAAGGGAGGCTTTTGCACAATATGGCCTCACGATGTATTTAGCTCAGTCTCTTGAAAAATCGGTTGGCATTTGGATTACCTTTGGCCTAACAAAAGATAGAAAAATAACTCAATTTCAATTTGACCATGAATTGGAAGAGACATTCAAAAATACTTTTGGTGGATTAATTAAAATAATAAAAGACTTAGAGATTCAAATTGAGCCAAATTTACTAGCTAAGCTTGAAGTAGCTCTGATGGAGCGAAATCGCCTAGCGCATCATTATTGGTGGGAACATTCAGTTTCTTTCACGAAGAGGGAAGGAAAACTCTATATCTTAAACGAATTGAAAGGAATTCAAATTCTCTTCACTGAGTTAGACGGCGCAATTACTAGTTTAACTGATAAGGATGCTGAAAGCAAAGGAGTAACATCTGGAATTATACAAAAATTTTCTGAAGATTTAGTTGAGGGACCAATTATTTTATTTGAACAAGGGAGAATTCTACGGAAAAAAGAAATGCTTATTGAAGTCGGGAGATTATATACTAATACGGATCGACGTCAGTATGCACCAATCTTCACTTTTGAAGATGGGAGTCGGTGGACTCTTGGTGACAAGGGTTTTACGTACCCTTCTGAAATTAATGATACAAATTATGAAATTGAAAAAAGTATAGTACCGTTACTCCCAACTTTAATTGAAACTAGATCAAAGAACTCTACTCCCTGGGAGTATGACTTAAATATGGACTGTGGATATGTTCTGAGTGTTAAGAAAACTCAAGGAATTCCGGGCATTTTGTTTTCTTATTCGATCAAAAAGAAATAGCTTGAGCACTGCGCTTAACTAAAAATTGTCGCGGCGCTTCGGGATCGCTACGCGACCCTTGCTTGGGCTTCGCCAAATTCCGCTTTGTCACTCGTCTTGCATAGCAAGCCTCGCGCCAAGTCCTTCGGACTCGCGGTACTTCGACAATTATTGGTCGTTAAGCGAACATCCGAACGAAAAATGAAATTTATGAAGAAAATTATGATTATACTTTTCATTATTCCGTGTTGCCTTTGGGGCGAAACGGACGAAGACTTTGATAAAAGTCTTTCTAATTTATGCAAAGATAATGCTAATGTATCTTTCTGTTCCATTCTGGAAAAGTTTAAACATGGGACTGTTCCAAAATTTGGAACTACTTCATGTATTATCATTGGAGAAGGACAAAAATATTCTTTTGTTAAAAACCCTCAAAATGTCCCCAAGGATTACTATGCTATACTTATTAAATATTCTACATCTAATCTGCGTATAAGTTTTATAAAGTTAATTCCTGAGAATAATCAAGAAGTTGTGGAACTTAAGAATTTATTGCAAGCAGGCCTGACCGGAAATTCTATTAATCAGAATGAATTTCTTTCGTTCTTACGAAGTCAATTTGAGAATCAAGTTTTCGATGAAATAGATTTTAGTGATCGAAGTATTAGATTAAAATATCTAAATGCACCGAATGGAATTTTGAGACAATTTGAAGATAACTTAATTTTAGTTCAAATAGTTTTAGGTGCGCATAAGCGACCTAGTATATTTCTTTTTTCAGCTGGTTTGAAGCAATGTTTCCCAGCTTCACGTTCGGACGTCGCTTAACTGTCGGCTTATCGCTGCGCTTCGAGATTGCTTCGCAACTCTTGCTTGGGCTACGCCACATTTTGCTTTGTCACTCATCTTGCGTGGCAAGCTTCGTGCCAAGTGCTTCGCACTCGCAAAACGTCGATAACCCTTGGTCGTTAGACGAACATCACGGAAAAACATACTTAAAAGGGAATTTATGAAAGATACCGATACAGCAGAAAAGCCGGAGACAGAAGGCGTTGAAGTTTTTTCGCATTTCAACACAAAATTCAGATATGAACTTTCATTTATCCCCGATGTTTGTCCTTCTTGTCATCATAAGATTCGTCCCGAATTTATAAGCTTGTTTACAAACGATAATTACCCGGAACTTTATGCATTTTTTAAATGTACGGATAGAAAATGTTGCTCCGCCATCGTTGCTGAATATGAGAAAATAAGAAATAGTTTTGGTCGCCCTGGCTTTGCTAAGACTGCTTTTATATACTATTCATATATTAAAACTCGCCCAGTAAAGCCGAGTACAATTACTTTTAGTGAAGAAATTAATAAGGTTTCTCCGAAATTTGTAGAAATTTACAATCAGGCGAATGTAAGTGAATCAATTTCATTACTTGAAATATCAGGTATAGCATATAGGAAATCATTAGAATTTCTTATTAAGGATTACTTAATAAATGCGCTAAAGAAAGATGAAGAATCAATTAAGAAAAAAAATCTGGGAAAATGTATTTCAGAAGATATTACTGATGAGAATATAAAAGCAACAGCCCAAAGGGCTGTATGGTTAGGGAATGACGAGGCCCATTATTACCGGATTTGGCAAAATCAAGACATTAGCGATTTAAAGATTCTAATAAGGATAACAGCAAACTGGATTGAATCGCATTTA
It encodes:
- a CDS encoding GIY-YIG nuclease family protein; its protein translation is MTKEKLEFYKYEIRFKKRITKISSLEKKQALKFFEEPLNTTGVYKIYILRKNNRILYVGQTKRQLRSRLNYGLAAEGKNGYHGYKWKTEEVAEIIVFYFMDRKYDQELIETIEGEIVYLVRKKTGHWPIFQNEIHFHNVKDKSAFQIANEIYSIVS
- a CDS encoding DUF4145 domain-containing protein, which translates into the protein MKDTDTAEKPETEGVEVFSHFNTKFRYELSFIPDVCPSCHHKIRPEFISLFTNDNYPELYAFFKCTDRKCCSAIVAEYEKIRNSFGRPGFAKTAFIYYSYIKTRPVKPSTITFSEEINKVSPKFVEIYNQANVSESISLLEISGIAYRKSLEFLIKDYLINALKKDEESIKKKNLGKCISEDITDENIKATAQRAVWLGNDEAHYYRIWQNQDISDLKILIRITANWIESHLLTAKYKTEMNP